From a single Pseudoalteromonas nigrifaciens genomic region:
- a CDS encoding type 1 glutamine amidotransferase domain-containing protein: MAKKILMVLTSHAELGNTGEKTGFWVEEFAAPYYAFRDAGVEVTLASPNGGQPPIDPTSTLADFQTDATKRYDADSAAQALMANTKVLSEVNSTDFDAVFYPGGHGPLWDLVENTDSIALIESFIKEQKPVAAVCHASAVFLNTKDADGNALVAGKKVTGFTNSEEAAVQLTDIVPFLVEDELIKKGGDYQKTDDWGVLVLEDGLVITGQNPASSELAAKKLLTKLG, encoded by the coding sequence ATGGCTAAAAAAATACTTATGGTTTTAACCTCACATGCAGAATTGGGCAACACAGGTGAAAAAACAGGTTTTTGGGTAGAAGAATTCGCAGCCCCTTATTACGCATTTAGAGATGCAGGCGTTGAAGTCACTCTTGCATCGCCAAATGGCGGCCAGCCCCCGATAGACCCTACAAGTACTCTTGCTGATTTTCAAACTGATGCAACTAAACGCTACGACGCAGACAGCGCCGCACAAGCATTAATGGCCAATACCAAAGTGCTTAGTGAAGTAAATTCGACAGATTTTGACGCGGTATTTTACCCAGGCGGCCACGGCCCACTATGGGACTTAGTAGAAAACACCGACTCTATTGCACTTATTGAAAGCTTTATTAAAGAGCAAAAGCCAGTAGCGGCTGTTTGTCATGCCAGTGCCGTATTTTTGAATACTAAAGATGCCGATGGTAATGCACTTGTTGCTGGTAAAAAAGTAACTGGTTTTACTAACAGTGAAGAAGCGGCAGTACAACTTACCGACATAGTGCCGTTTTTAGTAGAAGACGAACTGATTAAAAAAGGCGGCGACTATCAAAAAACGGATGACTGGGGTGTACTTGTACTCGAAGATGGCCTAGTAATTACCGGTCAAAACCCAGCAAGCTCAGAACTTGCTGCTAAAAAGCTACTAACCAAACTAGGTTAA
- a CDS encoding LysR family transcriptional regulator translates to MKVSFEQLKSMVVFAQIVEQGSLTAAAKHLGLTRAVASYHLKKLETQLEITLLNRSTRTMALTEAGVAYYERCRIITEQANAANQQIENIKSEPQGLLKISCPVNVGMQLIVPAINSFKRQYPKINIDLQLSDDVVDIIKHGFDFAIRGVALSDSNLQATKLTTMSTCICGSPDYFAHFGKPKNPVELAQHQWVVYQLGSKTLTLSKEGKKHDITMQGGLSTNNAAARTAFVEAGHGIGRIPLYDAWPKVQAGLLEIILDDYKSKDIELYGVFPPGAAGSKKLRLFIDYLKAYFVKQHTALGMLKNI, encoded by the coding sequence ATGAAAGTGTCGTTTGAGCAGTTAAAAAGTATGGTGGTGTTTGCACAAATTGTAGAGCAGGGTAGTTTAACCGCTGCGGCTAAGCATTTAGGTTTAACGCGTGCGGTGGCAAGTTACCATTTAAAAAAATTAGAAACCCAACTTGAAATTACCCTACTAAATCGCTCAACACGCACTATGGCATTAACAGAGGCGGGAGTGGCGTATTACGAGCGCTGCAGAATAATTACTGAGCAAGCCAATGCAGCAAATCAACAAATAGAAAATATAAAAAGTGAGCCTCAGGGGCTGCTCAAAATTAGTTGTCCGGTAAATGTAGGGATGCAATTAATAGTGCCTGCTATTAATAGCTTTAAACGCCAATACCCCAAAATTAACATAGACCTACAACTTAGCGATGATGTAGTTGATATTATAAAGCATGGGTTTGATTTTGCCATTCGTGGGGTGGCGCTAAGTGACTCTAACTTACAAGCAACTAAACTCACAACAATGAGTACCTGTATTTGTGGCTCGCCAGATTACTTTGCTCATTTTGGCAAACCTAAAAACCCTGTTGAGTTAGCTCAGCATCAATGGGTGGTGTATCAATTGGGCAGTAAAACGTTAACTCTTTCAAAAGAAGGTAAAAAACACGACATTACAATGCAAGGCGGTTTAAGTACCAATAACGCTGCTGCCCGTACTGCTTTTGTTGAAGCCGGGCATGGCATAGGCCGTATACCGCTGTACGATGCGTGGCCTAAAGTGCAAGCAGGGTTGCTAGAAATTATATTAGACGATTACAAAAGCAAAGATATTGAGCTTTATGGGGTGTTTCCGCCAGGCGCAGCAGGCTCTAAAAAATTGCGGCTATTTATAGATTATTTAAAAGCCTACTTTGTAAAACAACATACTGCTTTAGGCATGCTAAAAAATATTTAA